Proteins from a genomic interval of Helicoverpa armigera isolate CAAS_96S chromosome 9, ASM3070526v1, whole genome shotgun sequence:
- the LOC110370029 gene encoding telomerase-binding protein EST1A isoform X4, producing the protein MDTNDLDGGSKSRNENYYGSQNSIADDLSDTYKGMSMRQKKPEQQLYVPRSGDSSSDNGRQSKAPMRCDNSSQYVNRRMSDNPDRQGSGSYTRGASKRDKSYQSADYHHKDGTNNDINYNRQYRQASETRSISPAHIQDQSSIDRNRDSRSMETSAGRHVSSSGGKPPSGRRNSSGYTSDSSRPKYMVNLDNIPPRFRKKFLEQSGHHSFDSSDQTRRDKYSSNHSVQPTYNQDTYYNISNWSQTLPSRGRGRLRDNEGFDREKFISTYLKHYEVQNSRKSTPSSSYLNLYDTNSSENKHVNEKNNTGPSSTESQEFHDASQNGTSSMANTISSSQLEQQKQETDNEHDSETTSQISATLLDISNLDWTEEVERNIKLDDMCDSSTSFSQPLKSSVQDDIKPAEPRESKRSGRPRRKDRRSSSRGLRNSEKKSERNRKDSTASVQYEPAERPRKDSNVSIQHEIIHSGLKQRERERRDSHRSNRSSTIGNSRDDLDRWRSLRSYSREQSTEGRIVSQCNSRDTSTNRATSPRDTDGFRIPSSMSKSAAWLSTNQKKNNGSWANGRTSSVERGRVSPAPSHASLSTAPAEGGSARRTRKRAGRRTTENRERRRGRNAEAQQVQQTQPSQNQHQQHSQHQQHAQGSQQAAAAPAASHSHAPASGLLNWREEILESKKFNTHDKHNENSSSRNKPASDSCGQQPGLIMLPQSSITHMQKDSGRGGSVETQKTLFDHHNPSKPIIVQTSPSKIDIRMEREVHSAGMKESSSRGNVGYEANDAARAARHRSLLQEVDRADVILQTHILRGPLGLAEHWPDVTDTRAFLQNALQRLLMSDLKYCQADNIEHHFWKILYYNFIEPLRKSFSQMTPEDKPKIVKLINVIIEEGNAFFENLVQMLEKTYKFNVDDYINDNHVLPPKGLGYVGLALISVQKIYVFLGDLARYKEQVNETNNYAKSKFWYTKAQQINPKNGRPYNQLAILAIYARRKLDAVYYYMRSLMSSNPFHSARESLLSLFDENRKKYEAAERKRRAALESSKTEGTTTTENTAGMKREVWVRPSGHRTTTFRPASRDEQLASMTSVELNKNFITSYLHVHGKLITKIGMETFYESASLMLRQFRALLHRQPLPTPAARLLQLTALNMFAVETTAASLKEGNSGERSAWLECALGVSLLMFGAMLERCCALLPEAPQSQHHTDALLLLPAIKVWSDWMLCHSSVWNPPPSFDSFDIGADNDPWDWLAKLMNILEALDDKSIEFENEMKEGYVCVRLPEDASLGGFTPLMYMEPAVAWVRPEQLGQHHAAEHALRVSKLLFFGTEYLVGVEPPVLRLEYPADAAPRYVSAVQRVQPLLTPLQQLSENSEDESTESGVASEAQSHSEGVEAEGTDEATRKLLRRKEQLENRKATLDKHRQRMQEILRGGFVAAEVEVRPRLLVPDTNCFIDHLELLQAIVAEPSQPYTLAVPVVVMTELEGLRLSARVGGAARAALAWVGGAGALRLATSRGTLLASRACTQEAAGPSAATNDDRVLATALGLHRHQSNVALDNDTRGDDGREAPKVVRRVREVVLLTDDRNLRVKALAAELPTRDLPSFVKWAGISRDHATSTPAPASEDAGAGRN; encoded by the exons ATGGATACAAATGACTTAGATGGAGGTTCTAAAAGCCGAAACGAAAACTACTATGGATCTCAAAATTCTATTGCTGACGATTTAAGTGACACTTACAAAGGGATGAGTATGCGCCAAAAGAAGCCTGAACAACAGCTTTACGTGCCTAGATCAGGAGATTCTAGTTCTGATAATGGTAGACAATCTAAAGCACCCATGAGGTGTGATAATTCTAGTCAGTATGTCAATAGAAGAATGTCTGATAATCCAGACAGACAGGGTTCAGGGTCTTATACTAGAGGTGCCTCAAAAAGAGATAAATCTTACCAATCAGCAGATTACCATCATAAAGATGGTACAAACAatgatattaattataatagacAATATAGGCAAGCATCAGAAACCAGATCCATTTCACCTGCACATATACAGGATCAATCTTCTATAGATAGAAATAGAGATAGTAGAAGTATGGAAACATCAGCAGGAAGACATGTGTCATCTTCTGGTGGCAAGCCACCTTCAGGTCGGCGCAACTCTTCTGGTTATACATCTGATTCCTCAAGACCCAAATACATGGTAAATTTAGATAATATACCTCCaagatttagaaaaaagtttttagagCAATCAGGCCATCACAGTTTTGATAGTTCTGATCAAACTCGCAGAGACAAATATTCTTCGAACCATTCTGTCCAGCCTACATACAACCAGGACACCTATTACAACATTTCAAACTGGTCTCAAACATTACCATCCAGAGGTAGAGGTAGATTAAGAGATAATGAAGGATTTGACAGAGAAAAATTTATAAGTACATACCTGAAACACTATGAAGTTCAAAATTCTAGAAAATCTACTCCTAGCAGTTCATATTTGAATTTGTATGATACAAATTCATCAGAAAACAAacatgtaaatgaaaaaaataataccgGACCAAGCAGTACCGAGAGTCAGGAGTTTCATGATG CATCCCAGAATGGTACAAGCAGTATGGCCAACACTATTTCAAGCAGTCAGTTGGAGCAACAGAAACAAGAAACAGACAATGAACATGACAGTGAGACTACATCACAGATCTCTGCAACCTTACTGGACATCTCTAAtttg GATTGGACGGAGGAAGTAGAGAGAAATATAAAACTAGATGATATGTGCGATTCATCTACAAGCTTTTCACAACCATTGAAATCATCAGTGCAGGATGATATAAAGCCTGCTGAACCTCGTGAGTCAAAGCGGTCCGGAAGACCTCGACGTAAAGACCGGAG AAGTTCGAGTAGAGGTCTTCGAAATTCGGAAAAGAAATCTGAACGAAACAGAAAAGATAGTACAGCAAGCGTTCAGTATGAACCTGCAGAGAGACCTAGAAAGGACAGCAATGTTAGTATACAGCACGAAATTATACACTCGGGACTGAAGCAGAGGGAGCGGGAGAGGCGAGACAGTCACAGGAGTAATCGATCTTCTACCATCGGAAACAGCAGAGATGATTTAGATCGTTGGAGGTCATTGCGTTCTTATAGTAGAGAACAGAGCACTGAAGG GAGAATAGTTTCGCAATGTAACAGCAGAGACACGTCAACGAATCGTGCAACTAGTCCGAGAGATACAGATGGTTTTCGAATCCCATCGTCCATGTCCAAATCTGCTGCATGGTTATCAACAAATCAG AAGAAAAACAACGGGTCATGGGCGAACGGTCGCACGTCGAGTGTAGAACGCGGGCGAGTGTCCCCCGCGCCCAGCCACGCCAGCCTCAGCACCGCGCCCGCCGAGGGCGGCTCGGCCCGGCGTACGCGCAAGCGGGCCGGCCGCCGCACTACTGAGAATAGAG AGCGTCGCCGTGGCCGAAACGCCGAAGCGCAACAAGTGCAACAAACGCAGCCTTCACAAAATCAGCACCAGCAACATTCTCAGCATCAGCAACACGCGCAAGGCTCGCagcaggcggcggcggcgcccgcGGCCTCGCACTCGCACGCGCCGGCCTCCGGACTCCTCAACTGGAGAGAAGAAATTCTCGAGTCCAAGAAGTTCAACACTCACGATAA ACATAACGAGAATTCTAGCTCGCGCAACAAGCCGGCTTCAGATTCGTGTGGGCAACAGCCTGGGCTAATTATGTTGCCACAGTCTTCGATAACACACATGCAGAAAGATTCGGG ACGAGGAGGTTCAGTGGAAACTCAGAAAACCTTATTTGATCATCATAATCCATCCAAACCAATAATTGTACAAACTAGTCCAAGTAAAATAGACATTAGAATGGAAAGAG AAGTACATTCGGCAGGCATGAAGGAGAGTTCGTCGCGCGGGAACGTTGGGTACGAGGCTAATGACGCGGCTCGCGCGGCCCGACACCGCTCGCTGCTGCAGGAGGTGGATCGCGCTGACGTCATATTACAGACCCACATATTGCGCGGCCCCCTCGGCCTCGCGGAACACTGGCCCGATGTTACTGACACTAG gGCTTTTTTACAAAACGCACTACAGAGGCTCCTCATGTCAGATCTAAAGTACTGTCAAGCTGATAATATTGAGCAtcatttttggaaaattttgtACTACAACTTCATAGAACCTTTAAGAAAAAGTTTTTCTCAGATGACGCCAGAAGATAAACCGAAAATAGTGAAAttgataaatgttattattgaagAGGGAAATGCATTTTTTGAGAATCTAGTGCAAATGTTGGAGAAGACTTATAAGTTTAATGTTGACGATTATATAAATGATAATCATGTGTTGCCTCCAAAAGGTCTAGGATATGTGGGGTTGGCTTTAATATCAGTACAGAAGATATATGTCTTTTTGGGAGATTTAGCAAGATATAAGGAACAAGTGAACGAGACAAATAATTATGCTAAGAGTAAATTTTGGTACACTAAAGCTCAACAAATCAATCCAAAAAATGGCAGACCCTACAACCAGCTTGCTATACTAGCGATATATGCG agaaGAAAATTAGATGCAGTCTACTATTACATGAGAAGTTTAATGTCGTCCAATCCATTTCATTCAGCACGAGAAAGTTTACTATCACTATTCGACGAAAACAGAAAAAAG tacgAGGCAGCGGAACGTAAGCGTCGGGCTGCTCTAGAAAGTTCCAAGACTGAGGGCACTACCACTACAGAGAACACGGCAGGCATGAAGAGAGAAGTGTGGGTGCGGCCGAGCGGACACAGGACTACCACCTTCCGGCCCGCTTCCAGGGACGAACAACTGGCTTCCATGACGTCCGTCGAG TTGAATAAAAATTTCATTACAAGTTATCTACATGTTCATGGGAAGCTCATCACTAAAATAGG AATGGAGACGTTTTACGAGAGTGCCAGTTTGATGTTGCGGCAGTTTCGCGCGCTTCTGCATCGCCAGCCACTGCCTACCCCTGCCGCAAGGCTCTTACAACTCACTGCGCTTAACATGTTCGCCGTTGAAACGACTGCCGCCTCATTGAAAG AGGGCAACAGTGGAGAACGTTCGGCGTGGCTGGAGTGCGCGCTGGGCGTGTCCCTGCTGATGTTCGGCGCGATGCTGGAGCGCTGCTGCGCGCTGCTGCCTGAGGCGCCGCAGTCGCAGCATCACACCGACGCACTGCTCTTACTGCCTGCCATCAAG gtGTGGTCTGACTGGATGTTATGCCATAGTAGCGTATGGAATCCACCACCATCGTTCGACAGTTTCGATATTGg AGCTGATAACGACCCGTGGGATTGGCTTGCAAAGCTTATGAACATATTGGAAGCTCTTGATGACAAGTCAATAGAATTCGAAAACGAAATGAAAGAAG GCTACGTTTGCGTCCGCTTGCCGGAGGACGCGTCTCTGGGCGGGTTCACGCCGCTCATGTACATGGAGCCGGCAGTCGCGTGGGTACGGCCGGAGCAACTTGGCCAGCACCATGCTGCCGAACACGCGCTTAGAGTTAGCAAGCTGCTGTTTTTCGGCACTGA GTACTTGGTTGGCGTGGAACCACCGGTGCTGCGACTGGAGTACCCAGCGGACGCGGCGCCGCGCTACGTCAGCGCCGTACAACGAGTACAGCCGCTACTTACCCCGCTGCAGCAATTG tcTGAAAATTCTGAGGATGAAAGCACCGAAAGCGGCGTTGCTAGCGAGGCTCAGAGCCACAGCGAAGGAGTCGAGGCCGAGGGCACAGACGAAGCGACGCGCAAGCTATTGCGACGCAAGGAACAGCTCGAGAACAGGAAGGCCACGCTTGACAAACATCGTCAACGTATGCAG GAAATATTACGTGGCGGCTTCGTGGCCGCAGAGGTTGAGGTTCGTCCTCGTCTACTGGTGCCCGACACCAACTGCTTCATCGATCATCTAGAACTGCTCCAAGCTATCGTGGCAGAACCCTCGCAACCTTATACACTTGCCGTGCCTGTAGTGG TGATGACGGAGCTGGAGGGTCTGCGTCTGAGCGCGCGggtgggcggcgcggcgcgcgcggcgctggcgtgggtgggcggcgcgggcgcgctgCGGCTCGCCACGTCGCGCGGCACGCTGCTGGCGTCGCGCGCCTGCACGCAGGAGGCGGCCGGGCCCAGCGCCGCCACCAACGACGACCGCGTGCTCGCCACCGCGCTCGGCCTGCACCGGCACCAGTCCAACGTCGCGCTCGACAACG ATACACGCGGGGACGATGGCAGAGAGGCGCCGAAAGTAGTTCGCCGAGTGCGCGAAGTGGTGTTGCTCACCGACGACAGGAACTTGCGCGTGAAGGCGCTGGCTGCGGAGCTTCCCACTCGCGACCTGCCTTCCTTCGTCAAGTGGGCTGGAATCAGCCGCGATCATGCCACG AGCACCCCGGCGCCGGCCAGCGAGGACGCGGGCGCGGGCCGCAACTGA
- the LOC110370029 gene encoding telomerase-binding protein EST1A isoform X2, with amino-acid sequence MDDDSKEYRRNKPQQKFYKPGSGPLRRSSYGLDGKMDTNDLDGGSKSRNENYYGSQNSIADDLSDTYKGMSMRQKKPEQQLYVPRSGDSSSDNGRQSKAPMRCDNSSQYVNRRMSDNPDRQGSGSYTRGASKRDKSYQSADYHHKDGTNNDINYNRQYRQASETRSISPAHIQDQSSIDRNRDSRSMETSAGRHVSSSGGKPPSGRRNSSGYTSDSSRPKYMVNLDNIPPRFRKKFLEQSGHHSFDSSDQTRRDKYSSNHSVQPTYNQDTYYNISNWSQTLPSRGRGRLRDNEGFDREKFISTYLKHYEVQNSRKSTPSSSYLNLYDTNSSENKHVNEKNNTGPSSTESQEFHDASQNGTSSMANTISSSQLEQQKQETDNEHDSETTSQISATLLDISNLDWTEEVERNIKLDDMCDSSTSFSQPLKSSVQDDIKPAEPRESKRSGRPRRKDRRSSSRGLRNSEKKSERNRKDSTASVQYEPAERPRKDSNVSIQHEIIHSGLKQRERERRDSHRSNRSSTIGNSRDDLDRWRSLRSYSREQSTEGRIVSQCNSRDTSTNRATSPRDTDGFRIPSSMSKSAAWLSTNQKNNGSWANGRTSSVERGRVSPAPSHASLSTAPAEGGSARRTRKRAGRRTTENRERRRGRNAEAQQVQQTQPSQNQHQQHSQHQQHAQGSQQAAAAPAASHSHAPASGLLNWREEILESKKFNTHDKHNENSSSRNKPASDSCGQQPGLIMLPQSSITHMQKDSGRGGSVETQKTLFDHHNPSKPIIVQTSPSKIDIRMEREVHSAGMKESSSRGNVGYEANDAARAARHRSLLQEVDRADVILQTHILRGPLGLAEHWPDVTDTRAFLQNALQRLLMSDLKYCQADNIEHHFWKILYYNFIEPLRKSFSQMTPEDKPKIVKLINVIIEEGNAFFENLVQMLEKTYKFNVDDYINDNHVLPPKGLGYVGLALISVQKIYVFLGDLARYKEQVNETNNYAKSKFWYTKAQQINPKNGRPYNQLAILAIYARRKLDAVYYYMRSLMSSNPFHSARESLLSLFDENRKKYEAAERKRRAALESSKTEGTTTTENTAGMKREVWVRPSGHRTTTFRPASRDEQLASMTSVELNKNFITSYLHVHGKLITKIGMETFYESASLMLRQFRALLHRQPLPTPAARLLQLTALNMFAVETTAASLKEGNSGERSAWLECALGVSLLMFGAMLERCCALLPEAPQSQHHTDALLLLPAIKVWSDWMLCHSSVWNPPPSFDSFDIGADNDPWDWLAKLMNILEALDDKSIEFENEMKEGYVCVRLPEDASLGGFTPLMYMEPAVAWVRPEQLGQHHAAEHALRVSKLLFFGTEYLVGVEPPVLRLEYPADAAPRYVSAVQRVQPLLTPLQQLSENSEDESTESGVASEAQSHSEGVEAEGTDEATRKLLRRKEQLENRKATLDKHRQRMQEILRGGFVAAEVEVRPRLLVPDTNCFIDHLELLQAIVAEPSQPYTLAVPVVVMTELEGLRLSARVGGAARAALAWVGGAGALRLATSRGTLLASRACTQEAAGPSAATNDDRVLATALGLHRHQSNVALDNDTRGDDGREAPKVVRRVREVVLLTDDRNLRVKALAAELPTRDLPSFVKWAGISRDHATSTPAPASEDAGAGRN; translated from the exons ATGGATGATGACTCTAAAGAATATAGAAGAAATAAACCACAGCAAAAGTTTTATAAACCAGGTAGTGGTCCATTAAGACGATCAAGTTATGGTTTGGATGGAAAAATGGATACAAATGACTTAGATGGAGGTTCTAAAAGCCGAAACGAAAACTACTATGGATCTCAAAATTCTATTGCTGACGATTTAAGTGACACTTACAAAGGGATGAGTATGCGCCAAAAGAAGCCTGAACAACAGCTTTACGTGCCTAGATCAGGAGATTCTAGTTCTGATAATGGTAGACAATCTAAAGCACCCATGAGGTGTGATAATTCTAGTCAGTATGTCAATAGAAGAATGTCTGATAATCCAGACAGACAGGGTTCAGGGTCTTATACTAGAGGTGCCTCAAAAAGAGATAAATCTTACCAATCAGCAGATTACCATCATAAAGATGGTACAAACAatgatattaattataatagacAATATAGGCAAGCATCAGAAACCAGATCCATTTCACCTGCACATATACAGGATCAATCTTCTATAGATAGAAATAGAGATAGTAGAAGTATGGAAACATCAGCAGGAAGACATGTGTCATCTTCTGGTGGCAAGCCACCTTCAGGTCGGCGCAACTCTTCTGGTTATACATCTGATTCCTCAAGACCCAAATACATGGTAAATTTAGATAATATACCTCCaagatttagaaaaaagtttttagagCAATCAGGCCATCACAGTTTTGATAGTTCTGATCAAACTCGCAGAGACAAATATTCTTCGAACCATTCTGTCCAGCCTACATACAACCAGGACACCTATTACAACATTTCAAACTGGTCTCAAACATTACCATCCAGAGGTAGAGGTAGATTAAGAGATAATGAAGGATTTGACAGAGAAAAATTTATAAGTACATACCTGAAACACTATGAAGTTCAAAATTCTAGAAAATCTACTCCTAGCAGTTCATATTTGAATTTGTATGATACAAATTCATCAGAAAACAAacatgtaaatgaaaaaaataataccgGACCAAGCAGTACCGAGAGTCAGGAGTTTCATGATG CATCCCAGAATGGTACAAGCAGTATGGCCAACACTATTTCAAGCAGTCAGTTGGAGCAACAGAAACAAGAAACAGACAATGAACATGACAGTGAGACTACATCACAGATCTCTGCAACCTTACTGGACATCTCTAAtttg GATTGGACGGAGGAAGTAGAGAGAAATATAAAACTAGATGATATGTGCGATTCATCTACAAGCTTTTCACAACCATTGAAATCATCAGTGCAGGATGATATAAAGCCTGCTGAACCTCGTGAGTCAAAGCGGTCCGGAAGACCTCGACGTAAAGACCGGAG AAGTTCGAGTAGAGGTCTTCGAAATTCGGAAAAGAAATCTGAACGAAACAGAAAAGATAGTACAGCAAGCGTTCAGTATGAACCTGCAGAGAGACCTAGAAAGGACAGCAATGTTAGTATACAGCACGAAATTATACACTCGGGACTGAAGCAGAGGGAGCGGGAGAGGCGAGACAGTCACAGGAGTAATCGATCTTCTACCATCGGAAACAGCAGAGATGATTTAGATCGTTGGAGGTCATTGCGTTCTTATAGTAGAGAACAGAGCACTGAAGG GAGAATAGTTTCGCAATGTAACAGCAGAGACACGTCAACGAATCGTGCAACTAGTCCGAGAGATACAGATGGTTTTCGAATCCCATCGTCCATGTCCAAATCTGCTGCATGGTTATCAACAAATCAG AAAAACAACGGGTCATGGGCGAACGGTCGCACGTCGAGTGTAGAACGCGGGCGAGTGTCCCCCGCGCCCAGCCACGCCAGCCTCAGCACCGCGCCCGCCGAGGGCGGCTCGGCCCGGCGTACGCGCAAGCGGGCCGGCCGCCGCACTACTGAGAATAGAG AGCGTCGCCGTGGCCGAAACGCCGAAGCGCAACAAGTGCAACAAACGCAGCCTTCACAAAATCAGCACCAGCAACATTCTCAGCATCAGCAACACGCGCAAGGCTCGCagcaggcggcggcggcgcccgcGGCCTCGCACTCGCACGCGCCGGCCTCCGGACTCCTCAACTGGAGAGAAGAAATTCTCGAGTCCAAGAAGTTCAACACTCACGATAA ACATAACGAGAATTCTAGCTCGCGCAACAAGCCGGCTTCAGATTCGTGTGGGCAACAGCCTGGGCTAATTATGTTGCCACAGTCTTCGATAACACACATGCAGAAAGATTCGGG ACGAGGAGGTTCAGTGGAAACTCAGAAAACCTTATTTGATCATCATAATCCATCCAAACCAATAATTGTACAAACTAGTCCAAGTAAAATAGACATTAGAATGGAAAGAG AAGTACATTCGGCAGGCATGAAGGAGAGTTCGTCGCGCGGGAACGTTGGGTACGAGGCTAATGACGCGGCTCGCGCGGCCCGACACCGCTCGCTGCTGCAGGAGGTGGATCGCGCTGACGTCATATTACAGACCCACATATTGCGCGGCCCCCTCGGCCTCGCGGAACACTGGCCCGATGTTACTGACACTAG gGCTTTTTTACAAAACGCACTACAGAGGCTCCTCATGTCAGATCTAAAGTACTGTCAAGCTGATAATATTGAGCAtcatttttggaaaattttgtACTACAACTTCATAGAACCTTTAAGAAAAAGTTTTTCTCAGATGACGCCAGAAGATAAACCGAAAATAGTGAAAttgataaatgttattattgaagAGGGAAATGCATTTTTTGAGAATCTAGTGCAAATGTTGGAGAAGACTTATAAGTTTAATGTTGACGATTATATAAATGATAATCATGTGTTGCCTCCAAAAGGTCTAGGATATGTGGGGTTGGCTTTAATATCAGTACAGAAGATATATGTCTTTTTGGGAGATTTAGCAAGATATAAGGAACAAGTGAACGAGACAAATAATTATGCTAAGAGTAAATTTTGGTACACTAAAGCTCAACAAATCAATCCAAAAAATGGCAGACCCTACAACCAGCTTGCTATACTAGCGATATATGCG agaaGAAAATTAGATGCAGTCTACTATTACATGAGAAGTTTAATGTCGTCCAATCCATTTCATTCAGCACGAGAAAGTTTACTATCACTATTCGACGAAAACAGAAAAAAG tacgAGGCAGCGGAACGTAAGCGTCGGGCTGCTCTAGAAAGTTCCAAGACTGAGGGCACTACCACTACAGAGAACACGGCAGGCATGAAGAGAGAAGTGTGGGTGCGGCCGAGCGGACACAGGACTACCACCTTCCGGCCCGCTTCCAGGGACGAACAACTGGCTTCCATGACGTCCGTCGAG TTGAATAAAAATTTCATTACAAGTTATCTACATGTTCATGGGAAGCTCATCACTAAAATAGG AATGGAGACGTTTTACGAGAGTGCCAGTTTGATGTTGCGGCAGTTTCGCGCGCTTCTGCATCGCCAGCCACTGCCTACCCCTGCCGCAAGGCTCTTACAACTCACTGCGCTTAACATGTTCGCCGTTGAAACGACTGCCGCCTCATTGAAAG AGGGCAACAGTGGAGAACGTTCGGCGTGGCTGGAGTGCGCGCTGGGCGTGTCCCTGCTGATGTTCGGCGCGATGCTGGAGCGCTGCTGCGCGCTGCTGCCTGAGGCGCCGCAGTCGCAGCATCACACCGACGCACTGCTCTTACTGCCTGCCATCAAG gtGTGGTCTGACTGGATGTTATGCCATAGTAGCGTATGGAATCCACCACCATCGTTCGACAGTTTCGATATTGg AGCTGATAACGACCCGTGGGATTGGCTTGCAAAGCTTATGAACATATTGGAAGCTCTTGATGACAAGTCAATAGAATTCGAAAACGAAATGAAAGAAG GCTACGTTTGCGTCCGCTTGCCGGAGGACGCGTCTCTGGGCGGGTTCACGCCGCTCATGTACATGGAGCCGGCAGTCGCGTGGGTACGGCCGGAGCAACTTGGCCAGCACCATGCTGCCGAACACGCGCTTAGAGTTAGCAAGCTGCTGTTTTTCGGCACTGA GTACTTGGTTGGCGTGGAACCACCGGTGCTGCGACTGGAGTACCCAGCGGACGCGGCGCCGCGCTACGTCAGCGCCGTACAACGAGTACAGCCGCTACTTACCCCGCTGCAGCAATTG tcTGAAAATTCTGAGGATGAAAGCACCGAAAGCGGCGTTGCTAGCGAGGCTCAGAGCCACAGCGAAGGAGTCGAGGCCGAGGGCACAGACGAAGCGACGCGCAAGCTATTGCGACGCAAGGAACAGCTCGAGAACAGGAAGGCCACGCTTGACAAACATCGTCAACGTATGCAG GAAATATTACGTGGCGGCTTCGTGGCCGCAGAGGTTGAGGTTCGTCCTCGTCTACTGGTGCCCGACACCAACTGCTTCATCGATCATCTAGAACTGCTCCAAGCTATCGTGGCAGAACCCTCGCAACCTTATACACTTGCCGTGCCTGTAGTGG TGATGACGGAGCTGGAGGGTCTGCGTCTGAGCGCGCGggtgggcggcgcggcgcgcgcggcgctggcgtgggtgggcggcgcgggcgcgctgCGGCTCGCCACGTCGCGCGGCACGCTGCTGGCGTCGCGCGCCTGCACGCAGGAGGCGGCCGGGCCCAGCGCCGCCACCAACGACGACCGCGTGCTCGCCACCGCGCTCGGCCTGCACCGGCACCAGTCCAACGTCGCGCTCGACAACG ATACACGCGGGGACGATGGCAGAGAGGCGCCGAAAGTAGTTCGCCGAGTGCGCGAAGTGGTGTTGCTCACCGACGACAGGAACTTGCGCGTGAAGGCGCTGGCTGCGGAGCTTCCCACTCGCGACCTGCCTTCCTTCGTCAAGTGGGCTGGAATCAGCCGCGATCATGCCACG AGCACCCCGGCGCCGGCCAGCGAGGACGCGGGCGCGGGCCGCAACTGA